The following are from one region of the Camelus ferus isolate YT-003-E chromosome 13, BCGSAC_Cfer_1.0, whole genome shotgun sequence genome:
- the SH3D21 gene encoding SH3 domain-containing protein 21 isoform X5, producing the protein MGSWEPSRPTLWSCWTVGPQVRPGACGPVNPCDQTRQSPVTLPSGLGNPHKPSVSLDPQRPPKLSSLTYDSPPDYLRTVSHPETYRVLFDYHPEAPDELALRRGDEVKVLRKTTEDKGWWEGESQGRRGVFPDNFVLPPPPIKKLAPRKVVSRESAAIKELKKMMPKTALPTVKKLVTAPTGPSKAKPSWTPSGDGQKRPSRNSRPALTGSSGSFLSGGPGHPGRRRSKIQAPQQRSAANQGEEQSSLTKAPHVNKTLTLDKAPGPEKTLSLNKAPGPEETPSQDKAPGPEETPSLDKAPGPEETPSQDKAPGPEETPSQDKAPGPEETPSQDKAPSPEETLTPDKVTTLEETPALEDDTPSPDRVFSVHEAPASEVPPEDGAPYPKMAPLEDEASTLGKVLTQEQVLSEGASTRDNTQLYHFSSEEALPNARSLEASEAQSQEEFHMPEAPSLCVGKHPLDKRDSSPLQCESKSKPGSMPALEKAHPQEEAAILLGEAPVKDETTPKEEKAPKEEVPPEEEVPPKEKEADRHLGGAEERKGETPVAGGSGEAEDSGVPYPGLHPRADADADADALRVGPGGTTAGPGARSGSGHPHPCTRGLWETQESKLCRVRVPRRPGLCGAGAGPAGPWRSWRSWPSAFLAVAPGHIWPTCGSHYRSQGPRAAIFIHRMAGEKGEWGCLLRTPAPR; encoded by the exons ATGGGCAGCTGGGAGCCTTCCCGTCCAACTTTGTGGAGTTGCTGGACAGTGGGCCCCCAAGTGAGACCTGGAGCCTGTGGCCCCGTGAACCCCTGTGACCAGACTCGGCAATCTCCAGTGACCCTCCCCAGTG GCCTTGGTAACCCACACAAGCCTTCAGTCAGCCTCGATCCCCAGAGACCTCCCAAG CTGAGCAGCCTGACCTATGACAGCCCTCCAGATTACCTGCGGACAG TTTCCCACCCTGAGACATACAGGGTCCTGTTTGACTACCATCCTGAGGCCCCAGACGAGTTGGCGCTTCGGAGGGGGGACGAAGTGAAAGTACTGAGGAAG ACCACAGAGGATAAGGGCTGGTGGGAAGGAGAGTCTCAAGGCAGAAGAGGAGTCTTCCCAGATAACTttgtgctccccccacccccg ATCAAGAAGCTGGCCCCACGGAAAGTGGTATCCCGGGAGTCAG CTGCTATTAAGGAACTCAAAAAGATGATGCCGAAAACAGCCCTCCCTACTGTCAAGAAGCTGGTGACAGCCCCCACTGGGCCCAGCAAAGCCAA GCCATCTTGGACACCCAGCGGAGATGGTCAGAAGCGCCCGTCCCGAAACTCCA GGCCTGCTCTCACAGGCTCCAGTGGCAGCTTCCTCAGTGGGGGTCCAGGCCACCCTGGCAGAAGGCGATCCAAAATCCAGGCTCCCCAGCAACGCTCTGCAGCCAATCAG GGCGAAGAGCAGAGCAGCCTCACAAAGGCCCCTCATGTGAATAAAACTCTGACTCTGGACAAGGCCCCTGGCCCAGAGAAGACCCTGTCTCTGAACAAGGCCCCCGGCCCAGAAGAGACCCCGTCTCAGGACAAGGCCCCCGGCCCAGAGGAGACCCCATCTCTGGACAAGGCCCCTGGCCCAGAAGAGACCCCGTCTCAGGACAAGGCCCCCGGCCCAGAGGAGACCCCGTCTCAGGACAAGGCCCCCGGCCCAGAGGAGACCCCATCTCAGGACAAGGCCCCCAGCCCAGAGGAAACCTTGACTCCAGATAAGGTCACTACTCTAGAGGAAACTCCAGCTCTGGAGGACGACACCCCCAGCCCAGACAGGGTCTTCTCTGTGCACGAAGCCCCAGCCTCAGAAGTCCCACCTGAAGATGGAGCCCCTTATCCAAAGATGGCCCCTCTTGAGGACGAGGCCTCCACCCTAGGCAAGGTCTTGACCCAGGAGCAGGTGCTCTCTGAAGGGGCCTCCACCAGAGACAACACTCAGTTGTATCACTTCTCTTCAGAGGAAGCCCTGCCAAACGCCAGGTCTCTTGAGGCCAGTGAGGCTCAGTCCCAAGAGGAGTTCCACATGCCAGAGGCGCCCTCCCTCTGCGTGGGGAAACATCCCCTGGATAAAAGGGACAGCTCCCCTCTCCAGTGTGAGTCCAAGTCCAAGCCAGGGTCCATGCCTGCCCTTGAGAAGGCCCACCCCCAGGAAGAGGCTGCCATCCTCCTGGGGGAGGCACCTGTGAAGGATGAGACTACCCCCAAAGAGGAGAAGGCTCCCAAAGAAGAGGTACCCCCGGAAGAGGAAGTACCCCCCAAAGAG AAAGAAGCTGACCGACATCTGGGAGGAGCTGAAGAGCGAAAGGGAGAAACGCCAGTtgctggag GTTCTGGTGAAGCGGAGGACTCAGGAGTCCCTTACCCGGGACTCCATCCACGTGCAGACGCAGACGCAGACGCAGACGCACTAAGGGTGGGCCCGGGAGGGACTACAGCGGGACCTGGAGCGAGGTCTGGCTCCGGCCACCCACATCCTTGCACAAGGGGACTTTGGGAAACGCAAGAAAGTAAACTCTGCCGTGTACGCGTGCCGCGCCGGCCTGGTCTgtgcggggccggggcggggcctgcggggcCCTGGCGGAGCTGGCGCTCCTGGCCCTCCGCATTCCTGGCAGTTGCTCCCGGGCACATCTGGCCAACATGTGGCTCCCATTACCGTTCCCAAGGCCCGCGCGCGGCTATTTTTATCCACCGGATGGCGGGGGAAAAGGGGGAGTGGGGGTGTCTCCTTCGGACGCCAGCCCCGCGCTAG
- the SH3D21 gene encoding SH3 domain-containing protein 21 isoform X10, translated as MTALQITCGQTTEDKGWWEGESQGRRGVFPDNFVLPPPPIKKLAPRKVVSRESAAIKELKKMMPKTALPTVKKLVTAPTGPSKAKPSWTPSGDGQKRPSRNSRPALTGSSGSFLSGGPGHPGRRRSKIQAPQQRSAANQGEEQSSLTKAPHVNKTLTLDKAPGPEKTLSLNKAPGPEETPSQDKAPGPEETPSLDKAPGPEETPSQDKAPGPEETPSQDKAPGPEETPSQDKAPSPEETLTPDKVTTLEETPALEDDTPSPDRVFSVHEAPASEVPPEDGAPYPKMAPLEDEASTLGKVLTQEQVLSEGASTRDNTQLYHFSSEEALPNARSLEASEAQSQEEFHMPEAPSLCVGKHPLDKRDSSPLQCESKSKPGSMPALEKAHPQEEAAILLGEAPVKDETTPKEEKAPKEEVPPEEEVPPKEKEADRHLGGAEERKGETPVAGGSGEAEDSGVPYPGLHPRADADADADALRVGPGGTTAGPGARSGSGHPHPCTRGLWETQESKLCRVRVPRRPGLCGAGAGPAGPWRSWRSWPSAFLAVAPGHIWPTCGSHYRSQGPRAAIFIHRMAGEKGEWGCLLRTPAPR; from the exons ATGACAGCCCTCCAGATTACCTGCGGACAG ACCACAGAGGATAAGGGCTGGTGGGAAGGAGAGTCTCAAGGCAGAAGAGGAGTCTTCCCAGATAACTttgtgctccccccacccccg ATCAAGAAGCTGGCCCCACGGAAAGTGGTATCCCGGGAGTCAG CTGCTATTAAGGAACTCAAAAAGATGATGCCGAAAACAGCCCTCCCTACTGTCAAGAAGCTGGTGACAGCCCCCACTGGGCCCAGCAAAGCCAA GCCATCTTGGACACCCAGCGGAGATGGTCAGAAGCGCCCGTCCCGAAACTCCA GGCCTGCTCTCACAGGCTCCAGTGGCAGCTTCCTCAGTGGGGGTCCAGGCCACCCTGGCAGAAGGCGATCCAAAATCCAGGCTCCCCAGCAACGCTCTGCAGCCAATCAG GGCGAAGAGCAGAGCAGCCTCACAAAGGCCCCTCATGTGAATAAAACTCTGACTCTGGACAAGGCCCCTGGCCCAGAGAAGACCCTGTCTCTGAACAAGGCCCCCGGCCCAGAAGAGACCCCGTCTCAGGACAAGGCCCCCGGCCCAGAGGAGACCCCATCTCTGGACAAGGCCCCTGGCCCAGAAGAGACCCCGTCTCAGGACAAGGCCCCCGGCCCAGAGGAGACCCCGTCTCAGGACAAGGCCCCCGGCCCAGAGGAGACCCCATCTCAGGACAAGGCCCCCAGCCCAGAGGAAACCTTGACTCCAGATAAGGTCACTACTCTAGAGGAAACTCCAGCTCTGGAGGACGACACCCCCAGCCCAGACAGGGTCTTCTCTGTGCACGAAGCCCCAGCCTCAGAAGTCCCACCTGAAGATGGAGCCCCTTATCCAAAGATGGCCCCTCTTGAGGACGAGGCCTCCACCCTAGGCAAGGTCTTGACCCAGGAGCAGGTGCTCTCTGAAGGGGCCTCCACCAGAGACAACACTCAGTTGTATCACTTCTCTTCAGAGGAAGCCCTGCCAAACGCCAGGTCTCTTGAGGCCAGTGAGGCTCAGTCCCAAGAGGAGTTCCACATGCCAGAGGCGCCCTCCCTCTGCGTGGGGAAACATCCCCTGGATAAAAGGGACAGCTCCCCTCTCCAGTGTGAGTCCAAGTCCAAGCCAGGGTCCATGCCTGCCCTTGAGAAGGCCCACCCCCAGGAAGAGGCTGCCATCCTCCTGGGGGAGGCACCTGTGAAGGATGAGACTACCCCCAAAGAGGAGAAGGCTCCCAAAGAAGAGGTACCCCCGGAAGAGGAAGTACCCCCCAAAGAG AAAGAAGCTGACCGACATCTGGGAGGAGCTGAAGAGCGAAAGGGAGAAACGCCAGTtgctggag GTTCTGGTGAAGCGGAGGACTCAGGAGTCCCTTACCCGGGACTCCATCCACGTGCAGACGCAGACGCAGACGCAGACGCACTAAGGGTGGGCCCGGGAGGGACTACAGCGGGACCTGGAGCGAGGTCTGGCTCCGGCCACCCACATCCTTGCACAAGGGGACTTTGGGAAACGCAAGAAAGTAAACTCTGCCGTGTACGCGTGCCGCGCCGGCCTGGTCTgtgcggggccggggcggggcctgcggggcCCTGGCGGAGCTGGCGCTCCTGGCCCTCCGCATTCCTGGCAGTTGCTCCCGGGCACATCTGGCCAACATGTGGCTCCCATTACCGTTCCCAAGGCCCGCGCGCGGCTATTTTTATCCACCGGATGGCGGGGGAAAAGGGGGAGTGGGGGTGTCTCCTTCGGACGCCAGCCCCGCGCTAG